ACAGCTCACCACCTCTTTGAACTTGATATTAGAATCTTCCACGCAACATCTTATTAATGCTGCTGCATGAAAAACGTTTTTTCTATTTCCGTTTATGAACCTTAAGTCACTAACTCCATACGCTTCATGCCGCCCTTACGGGACGACTATGCAATGTTCGTTTCCGGCTGGTGGCCAACCTTTGCCGGGTGGGAGTGGTTACCCACCGGATATCAATTTTATCTTTCTTCATATTTACGGTTTCTATAAGTCCCGATACTCTGGGCTTATCCTGTCGCGATGCGCATTCTGCACCTTTTCGCGGCTAAACATCTGTTAAACAAGGAATCACGCCAATAAGGTGATGCTTCATTGTGAACATGACCTATCTTACGAACCAATAATCCGGACGTCGCTTTGTGTGCATTGTTGCTTCGATGACAATCTCATCAGAATCAACACGATACAACAGGACATAAGGGAACCGCTGTACAAGACGGCGACGTATGTTCAACTTGACGATGGGACACAGCTCCGGGTGTTCGCGAATATCCTTGAGCGCGGCATCAACCTTATCCAAAAATTCATTGCCAAGACCGGCTGCCTGCAACTCGTAATACTTCGCAGCACCCAGTAGCTCCACTTCCGCAGGACGAAGAAAACGAACTGTTTTCATTT
Above is a genomic segment from Spartobacteria bacterium containing:
- a CDS encoding type II toxin-antitoxin system RelE/ParE family toxin — encoded protein: MKTVRFLRPAEVELLGAAKYYELQAAGLGNEFLDKVDAALKDIREHPELCPIVKLNIRRRLVQRFPYVLLYRVDSDEIVIEATMHTKRRPDYWFVR